One stretch of Eretmochelys imbricata isolate rEreImb1 chromosome 1, rEreImb1.hap1, whole genome shotgun sequence DNA includes these proteins:
- the LOC144277822 gene encoding olfactory receptor 52E8-like: MSDSNTTDFSNPSTFILLGIPGLEAAHVWISIPFCVMYTVILLGNFTILFIVKTEQKLHEPMFYFLCMLAVTDLLLSTSTVPKMLSIFWFNSREIDFSLCLTQLYFIHCCITMESGIVVAMALDRYVAICDPLRHSTTLTNRFVAKIGLAVVLRGSILALPYPFLARRWPYCRTNIISHSYCEHIAVVKLACADIRISSYYGLSVAFLGTGLDVSFITVSYIQILRAIFSLPTKDARIKTFGTCGSHLGVILAFYIPGLFSFLTHRFGHNVPPHFHILMANMYILLPSMLNPIIYGVRTKQVRDRLFWHVTHMK, encoded by the coding sequence atgtcagattccaacacaaccgacttctccaacccctccaccttcattctgctgggcattcctggcttGGAGGCAGCCCacgtctggatctccatcccttTCTGTGTCATGTACACCGTCATCctcttggggaacttcaccatcctgtttATCGTGAAGACAGAGCAGAAGCTCCATGAGCCCATgttctatttcctctgcatgctggctgtcacTGACCTGCTCCTGTCTACATCCACCgtgcccaaaatgctgagcatcttctggttcaattccagggagatagATTTTAGTTTGTGCCTCACCCAGCTCTACTTCATTCACTGCTGTATAACGATGGAGTCTGGAATCGTCGTGGCCATGGCTTTGGATCGTTACGTGGCCATCTGTGATCCGCTGAGACATTCCACCACTCTGACCAACCGCTTTGTGGCCAAGATCGgcctggccgtggtgctgcgTGGCAGCATTCTTGCACTGCCCTATCCTTTCCTGGCAAGACGGTGGCCATACTGTAGAACCAACATCATCTCCCACTCGTACTGCGAGCACATAGccgtggtgaagctggcctgcgcTGACATACGCATCAGTAGTTACTATGGCCTCTCTGTGGCATTCTTGGGGACTGGTCTGGATGTGTCTTTTATCACTGTGTCCTATatccagatcctcagggccatctttAGCCTCCCCACAAAAGACGCCCGGATCAAGACTTTTGGGACCTGTGGCTCCCACCTCGGTGTCATTTTAGCATTTTATATCCCAggtctcttctccttcctcacacACAGGTTTGGTCACAATGTGCCCCCGCATTTCCACATTCTCATGGCCAACATGTACATTCTACTGCCCTccatgctaaaccccatcatctacggGGTGAGGACCAAACAGGTCCGGGACAGGCTGTTCTGGCACGTTACTCATATGAAATAA